Proteins encoded by one window of Hylaeus volcanicus isolate JK05 chromosome 7, UHH_iyHylVolc1.0_haploid, whole genome shotgun sequence:
- the LOC128879962 gene encoding neuromodulin: protein MVQDSDHEMTKASVAATKIQANFRGYRARKRLKELKKDGELQSPGVIEREQRRERLENAGSSTLKERNPSRESLEEKSATKIQARVRGFLTRKKQQVAHEAATRIQAGFRGFKARKLLKQSEQ from the coding sequence ATGGTACAGGACTCTGATCACGAGATGACGAAAGCAAGCGTGGCAGCGACGAAGATCCAGGCCAACTTCCGGGGCTACCGAGCGCGGAAGCGTTTGAAGGAGTTGAAGAAGGACGGAGAACTGCAATCGCCGGGCGTGATAGAAAGGGAGCAACGCCGGGAACGTTTGGAGAACGCGGGATCCTCCACCCTGAAGGAACGGAATCCTTCGAGGGAATCCCTGGAGGAGAAGTCGGCGACGAAAATCCAGGCTCGAGTGCGGGGATTCCTGACGCGCAAGAAACAGCAAGTGGCCCACGAGGCTGCGACTAGAATTCAAGCGGGTTTTCGGGGTTTCAAGGCCAGAAAACTGTTAAAACAGAGCGAACAATGA
- the LOC128880469 gene encoding uncharacterized protein LOC128880469 gives MALPETGFVIAPQIPRGLAPAVEGLAREILRHRPQDIYTFAAHHFEQLVKLREKERIAGIISKTSDRLSCNGQDCILWTDRVDPDDSRYHDDRKVINVVEEIAEEPRRTAATTTKLSRRRKEATNRSGWSINETVKVIKRHDCENDARKKKRGSTRMPEKAIKKEVHSIPEQCSPPSSKRMTRCRFLRSSSAGDILAKTITLQHRPPGTNTSEKEPKYVENSGNKNTLKRQKSADQIKRTCSSEVPTEKRHAADPRRSQSLVNVRSKRNGFDAEESWRRVMGNRENSTISRNRLEKKLEERFGSASVRNAEAVLAKLNLRLEKDERESKDNDRVFDDGNAADESLTNRESMETSVILPSVVRRQSSCRYSRSSSRNDACESVEQNDPTNLILPPISSDASKPIKIENDLTLPSLAKATDAQQNSDILGNPESTNSDHDSVDASVKNECENEHNKGTISFEEDEPEDELDTSDREILKVLEVSQSPDPRGEEIDEVFKDSLNVTPDSIEFPQRPDSLERPEEKSSTVVDAKRESETIKPELDYPQSNELKKKLLEIETVERNIENTLVSSGRGVTRHDDSTSTSPVVKLSPNSESVESSFVLGNETILPDSSNEKHTEEEEEPAKRDSPKEQSRFVDTRGGDEGVETGSTSPESSRKKSDASETLSVHSPKNIDPSCFILTEGSPCEIPESVTTVIIPDRPPENDDEVLKEMDDVPRSERAVSRRVHHETRHEEEEAFQHCADPFGEYISPEYNVDYLRDIKTAVDRANMHHDLGNIKEEEEKDMSDKEITRSIALPDDVTFEESHTSEGIVGTSGSKNGVESLEPVSSSLDQSSGDVESTSPGATTDVQSGPCEANQHELEEAPGPYVPELNLDSLRDATMSSTEDRSDSRNLENQSEKETDDVTLQEGEKTLSSSDTQSSGKKATLDEDSSRRKSLQDKESSSELEAKTGNGVENCSIEPVDKSDDAIVDEKDGKDSSNIEDEIAKELIQILTLDSPTSQEEETEMAANDSLNNTKRAGDPGIREVGSTAATESVVSTNRSSASSPRGRKVDDVQEENGEKAKIDTDLITELDPCAREITPMVATEAVEVSTNRSSTSSPQEKISQGEDKEVEDVDTKLAMELNPTVYEGDVKEENEGERVDTEGKVNVEDNAPSMSAETIDEVTTDINDSSLENPDPSEKIESKGGDPHDAEEPIAPDVQTLDAAARRIQYWARKFVVGQGRLTKIDKQSLRDSSSSSTSDNIKKETQVSDASDEHHHESPSGEQKFEEREISDKSKETEDEEQLINEKETQQIDTSMSASMRHTGEFHDSLPLPLFEVSKSNISAKDVRALKSMPVNPWFTLEPNAPCFSSQSPRANVFLAFDFSNPFQSVEDKADGSKYYLNFPPCFVHVEHAFDESNANDDASVASLTEKMVDSNIDDVLEPLAIDEPPKSLLIEEIPNDEEEQQPTPTDSCKRMACTSTSSSSEEQQTNRDDVSADQTVSVDNGPNLRESLSSDSSVIQSDENTRDKTEPGKIESPNTRD, from the exons atGGCACTGCCGGAAACGGGTTTCGTAATAGCTCCTCAAATACCACGAGGCTTAGCTCCAGCAGTCGAAGGACTTGCACGGGAAATTCTGCGTCACCGACCTCAAGATATTTATACATTCGCGGCGCATCATTTCGAACAGTTGGTCAAATTGAGAGAAAAAGAGCGCATCGCTGGAATCATTTCGAAAACATCCGACCGGCTATCGTGCAACGGACAAGATTGTATCCTCTGGACCGATCGCGTCGATCCTGATGATTCAAGGTATCACGACGATCGAAAGGTCATCAATGTAGTCGAAGAAATTGCGGAGGAACCAAGAAGAACAGCTGCTACAACGACGAAGCTATCGAGGAGGAGAAAGGAGGCGACGAACAGAAGCGGTTGGTCTATTAACGAAACTGTCAAGGTAATCAAAAGACACGACTGCGAGAATGATGCCAGAAAGAAGAAACGTGGGAGCACGCGAATGCCTGAGAAAGcgataaaaaaggaagttcaTAGCATCCCTGAACAATGTTCACCACCCTCTTCGAAAAGGATGACCCGGTGTAGATTTCTCAGGTCTTCGTCTGCTGGAGATATACTTGCAAAAACTATTACTCTTCAGCATAGACCGCCAG GTACCAATACATCAGAGAAAGAACCCAAATACGTAGAAAATTCTGGAAACAAGAACACCTTAAAACGGCAGAAGAGTGCCGATCAAATTAAAAGGACCTGCTCGTCTGAAGTTCCAACCGAAAAGAGGCACGCCGCCGATCCAAGAAGAAGTCAATCTCTGGTGAACGTTAGGTCGAAAAGAAATGGATTCGACGCTGAAGAATCGTGGCGACGAGTAATGGGGAATAGAGAGAATTCAACAATCTCTCGAAATCGGTTAGAGAAGAAGTTAGAGGAGAGGTTTGGAAGTGCTAGCGTTCGAAATGCAGAAGCTGTCCTTGCGAAGTTGAACCTACGACTGGAGAAGGACGAAAGGGAGTCGAAGGATAACGACAGAGTCTTCGACGATGGAAACGCAGCGGATGAGTCGTTAACGAATCGAGAATCCATGGAGACGTCCGTCATTCTTCCTTCAGTTGTTAGGAGGCAATCTTCCTGCAGATACTCTAGAAGTAGCTCGCGAAACGACGCATGCGAATCCGTCGAGCAAAACGACCCTACCAACTTAATCTTGCCACCCATTTCTAGCGATGCGTCAAAGCCCATCAAGATAGAGAACGACCTAACGTTACCGTCTTTGGCAAAGGCTACGGATGCTCAACAGAATTCGGATATTCTAGGTAATCCTGAATCTACGAATTCTGATCACGATTCGGTGGACGCATCGGTCAAGAACGAATGCGAGAATGAACATAACAAAGGTACTATTAGCTTCGAAGAGGATGAACCAGAGGATGAACTAGATACCAGTGACAGGGAGATTTTGAAAGTGTTGGAAGTTTCTCAATCTCCAGACCCACGGGGAGAGGAAATCGACGAGGTTTTCAAGGATAGTTTGAACGTTACACCCGATTCCATTGAATTTCCTCAAAGACCTGACTCTTTGGAGCGTCCAGAAGAGAAGTCGTCCACAGTGGTCGATGCTAAGCGAGAAAGCGAGACAATAAAGCCAGAGCTCGATTATCCGCAATCGAACGAGCTCAAGAAAAAATTACTTGAGATAGAAACCGTGGAAAGGAATATCGAAAACACGCTGGTCTCCTCTGGAAGGGGCGTAACACGCCACGACGACTCAACTTCAACTTCACCTGTAGTCAAACTTTCACCGAATTCAGAGTCAGTGGAGTCGAGCTTTGTACttggaaacgaaacgattctcCCTGACTCGAGCAATGAAAAACATacagaggaagaagaggaaccGGCGAAGAGGGATTCGCCCAAAGAACAAAGTCGATTTGTCGACACACGAGGAGGCGATGAAGGTGTTGAGACTGGTTCAACCTCTCCTGAATCGAGTCGAAAAAAATCAGACGCTTCCGAAACTTTATCCGTCCATTCCCCCAAGAATATCGACCCTTCCTGCTTCATTCTCACAGAAGGTTCCCCCTGCGAGATACCAGAATCGGTAACCACCGTGATCATCCCAGACAGACCACCCGAGAACGACGACGAGGTACTCAAGGAAATGGATGATGTTCCTCGTTCGGAGAGAGCAGTTTCGCGTCGTGTACATCACGAAACGCGAcacgaggaagaagaagcaTTTCAGCACTGTGCGGATCCCTTTGGGGAGTACATATCCCCAGAGTACAACGTCGATTACTTACGTGACATCAAAACCGCTGTCGATCGAGCCAATATGCATCATGATCTGGGGAACATTAAAGAGGAGGAGGAAAAGGATATGTCTGATAAAGAAATCACTCGATCTATTGCATTACCCGACGATGTTACTTTTGAGGAATCGCATACTTCGGAAGGAATAGTGGGGACGAGTGGAAGTAAAAACGGGGTGGAATCGCTGGAGCCTGTTTCCAGCAGTTTGGACCAAAGTAGCGGAGACGTTGAAAGCACGTCACCTGGTGCCACGACTGATGTGCAGTCAGGACCCTGCGAAGCAA ATCAGCACGAGCTGGAAGAAGCACCTGGACCATACGTGCCAGAGTTGAACTTGGATTCCCTTCGAGACGCGACGATGTCCTCTACGGAGGACAGAAGCGACTCGAGGAACCTTGAAAATCAATCGGAGAAGGAAACTGACGACGTCACCCTTCAGGAAGGTGAGAAAACCTTGTCCTCGAGCGATACTCAATCCTCAGGCAAGAAAGCGACGTTGGACGAAGACTCGTCGAGAAGGAAATCGCTTCAGGACAAAGAATCTTCCAGTGAACTAGAAGCCAAGACAGGAAATGGAGTCGAAAACTGTTCCATCGAGCCGGTAGATAAATCTGACGATGCTATCGTCGATGAAAAAGATGGAAAGGACTCTTCTAATATCGAAGATGAGATTGCGAAGGAGTTGATACAAATCTTGACGCTAGATTCGCCGACATCTCAGGAGGAAGAGACGGAGATGGCAGCGAATGATTCGTTAAACAATACAAAGAGAGCAGGTGATCCAGGAATTCGCGAAGTAGGATCCACAGCAGCGACTGAATCTGTTGTATCCACGAATCGCTCTTCAGCAAGCTCTCCTCGAGGAAGGAAAGTCGACGATGTTCAAGaggaaaatggagaaaaagCAAAGATCGATACCGATCTGATTACAGAACTTGATCCATGTGCTCGTGAAATAACGCCTATGGTAGCGACTGAAGCTGTTGAGGTATCTACGAATCGCTCTTCGACAAGTTCTCCtcaagaaaaaataagtcAGGGAGAAGATAAAGAAGTGGAAGACGTTGATACTAAACTTGCAATGGAACTTAATCCAACTGTCTATGAAGGAGATGTTAAGGAAGAAAATGAAGGAGAAAGGGTTGATACCGAAGGGAAAGTGAATGTTGAAGACAATGCTCCTTCGATGTCCGCAGAGACGATTGACGAAGTAACAACTGATATCAATGATAGCTCTCTGGAAAATCCAGATCCATCCGAAAAAATTGAGTCTAAGGGGGGTGATCCACACGATGCCGAAGAGCCAATCGCTCCAGATGTACAAACCTTGGATGCGGCTGCTAGAAGAATTCAATACT GGGCACGAAAATTTGTAGTTGGCCAGGGTCGACTAACGAAGATCGATAAACAAAGTCTTCGCGATTCTTCGAGTTCTTCGACTTCGGATAACATCAAA AAAGAAACCCAGGTATCGGATGCTTCGGACGAGCACCACCACGAATCTCCCAGCGGCGAACAGAAATTTGAGGAACGTGAAATATCTGACAAGTCTAAAGAGACGGAAGATGAAGAACAATTGATAAATGAGAAAGAGACCCAGCAAATAGATACATCGATGTCTGCTAGCATGAGGCACACTGGAGAATTTCACGATTCTCTACCATTGCCCCTCTTCGAAGTCTCCAAGAGCAACATATCCGCCAAAGATGTTCGCGCTTTGAAAAGCATGCCTGTGAATCCCTGGTTCACGCTCGAGCCCAATGCGCCGTGTTTCAGTTCGCAATCTCCACGAGCCAACGTTTTCCTCGCCTTTGACTTTTCGAATCCCTTTCAGTCGGTCGAGGACAAGGCGGACGGATCTAAGTACTATTTAAATTTCCCACCCTGTTTCGTTCACGTCGAGCATGCCTTCGACGAAAGCAACGCGAACGACGATGCAAGCGTTGCTTCTTTGACGGAGAAAATGGTCGATTCCAATATCGACGACGTCCTCGAACCGCTGGCCATCGACGAGCCACCCAAGTCCCTCCTTATAGAAGAAATTCCCAACGACGAGGAGGAACAACAGCCCACGCCAACGGACTCGTGCAAGAGGATGGCTTGTACGTCCACTTCGTCTTCTTCCGAAGAGCAACAAACTAATCGCGACGACGTATCGGCTGATCAAACAGTATCTGTCGACAACGGCCCTAATCTGCGCGAGAGTTTGTCCTCCGACTCCTCTGTGATCCAGAGCGACGAAAATACACGAGACAAAACAGAACCAGGGAAAATAGAATCTCCAAACACGAGAGACTAA
- the LOC128880486 gene encoding diphthine methyl ester synthase: MLHVIGLGLGDATDVTVKGLEIIRKCDRVYLESYTSILPVKLDDLEQFYGRPIFEADRELVESNADEILPKNEKETVAFLVIGDPFGATTHSDLVLRAREKNIEVKVIHNASILTAIGCCGLQLYHFGETVSIPYWNEDWRPSSFYDKIASNRQRNLHTLCLLDIKVKEPTLESITKKKKEYMPPRFMTVSEAAGQLIETLQERAKETQEELAFNESSLAVGLARVGWDDQRIIASSLQEMASVDLGPPLHCLIIPAKKLHPLESEFLAQYALNENMFNNTTDSRNEAPSK, from the exons ATGTTACACGTGATTGGACTGGGCCTTGGCGATGCAACGGATGTCACCGTGAAGGGtcttgaaattattcgaaaatgcGATCGTGTCTACCTGGAATCGTACACGTCAATTTTGCCTGTTAAATTGGATGATCTG GAACAATTCTATGGACGTCCAATATTCGAGGCAGACAGAGAACTAGTCGAGAGTAATGCAGACGAGATACTTCCtaagaatgaaaaagaaactgttgCTTTTCTGGTCATTGGCGATCCGTTTGGTGCCACAACGCATTCAGACTTGGTATTGCGAGCTCGAGAGAAGAACATAGAG GTAAAAGTAATTCACAATGCCTCTATTTTAACTGCCATTGGCTGTTGCGGTCTCCAGCTATATCACTTTGGAGAAACTGTTTCTATTCCATATTGGAATGAAGATTGGAGACCCAGTAGTTTTTATGATAAAATTGCATCTAACAGACAAAGAAACTTGCACACTCTTTGTCTGTTAGATATCAAAGTAAAGGAGCCTACTTTAGAGAGTATAActaagaagaagaaggaataTATGCCACCACGATTTATGACTGTATCAGAGGCTGCTGGTCAACTGATTGAGACACTCCAGGAAAGAGCCAAGGAAACTCAAGAGGAATTAG CATTTAATGAATCTAGCTTGGCAGTTGGCTTGGCACGTGTTGGATGGGATGACCAACGTATCATTGCCTCTTCTCTTCAAGAAATGGCTTCAGTTGATCTTGGTCCACCTCttcattgtttaattatcCCTGCAAAGAAATTACACCCTCTTGAATCAGAGTTTTTAGCCCAATATgcattaaatgaaaatatgtttaataatacGACAGATTCTCGGAACGAAGCACCTTCAAAATAA
- the LOC128879608 gene encoding protein FAM50 homolog codes for MAHYKGAASEAGRAMQLMKKREIAQQEIELRKKKIEDDLKIHNIENKFATHYNAVEQQLKTSTIGLVTLNEMKAKQENIVKERERKLAQKEREKEQEKERALAAKQAEKNKQKKQIQALSFNLDEDEVELSDEEVEPKMEKTKEDDNEPVIKKIKKNPDVDTSFLPDREREEEENRLREELRQEWARKQNALKEEEIEITFSYWDGSGHRRSVIMKKGNSIYQLLQRCLEVLRREFSELKTVMADQLMYVKEDLILPHHYTFYDFIVTKARGKSGPLFTFDVHDDIRVMHDASVETEESHAGKVLLRSWYERNKHIFPASRWEPFDPTKSYDKYTVSDKNKKKDKM; via the exons atggCACATTACAAAGGAGCAGCCAGCGAAGCTGGCCGAGCAATGCAATTAATGAAAAAGCGAGAAATTGCTCAACAAGAAATAGAgttaaggaaaaagaagatagAAGATGATTTGAAGATtcataatatagaaaacaaatttgcaACCCATTACAATGCTGTAGAACAACAACTAAAGACTTCCACTATTGGTTTAGTCActttgaatgaaatgaaagcaAAGCAAGAAAATATAGTGAAGGAACGCGAAAGAAAACTAGCTCAAAAGGAACGTGAAAAAGAACAAGAGAAGGAGAGGGCTCTTGCTGCTAAGCAAGCTGAAAAAAATAAGcagaaaaaacaaatacaagCATTGTCCTTTAACTTAGATGAAGATGAAGTAGAGCTTTCTGATGAAGAAGTGGAACCAAAGATGGAGAAGACAAAAGAGGACGATAATGAACcagtaataaaaaagataaagaaaaatccaGATGTGGACACAAGCTTTCTACCTgatagagaaagagaagaagaagaaaacaggTTGAGGGAGGAGTTAAGACAAGAATGGGCTAGAAAACAGAACGcattgaaagaagaagaaattgaaatcacTTTCAGTTACTGGGATGGGTCTGGACACAGGAGAAGTGTTATCATGAAGAAAG GTAATTCTATTTATCAGCTACTTCAAAGATGCTTAGAAGTTTTAAGACGCGAATTTAGTGAACTTAAAACAGTTATGGCTGATCAACTAATGTATGTGAAAGAAGATCTTATTTTACCACATCATTATAcattttacgattttattgTAACAAAG GCAAGAGGGAAGAGTGGCCCTCTATTTACATTCGACGTTCACGACGATATTCGCGTGATGCATGACGCTTCTGTCGAAACAGAAGAATCTCATGCTGGAAAAGTATTACTTAG GTCTTGGtatgaaagaaacaaacataTATTTCCTGCTAGTAGATGGGAACCATTCGATCCAACGAAAAGTTACGATAAATACACGGTTTccgataaaaataagaaaaaagataaaatgtaA
- the LOC128879610 gene encoding uncharacterized protein LOC128879610: MANKTTTNLKSQEQSARTAVQSQLARIKIQEEEELWISGEELYTEGSSDEEDYKTKSRSRRKINSNQSSRASSANHSLERRRSRSPLSSESKTRLTHSADSSINSITKKQTVSKTTSKFDKPSASFEQLAGPSSAESQEVQRFSIPQSSDVCIAKDDNFSDLYTEDDEVENTEISWKAKRGSFVLHDISNAAKEESNKC; this comes from the exons ATGGCCAATAAAACAACGACCAACCTAAAATCGCAGGAGCAATCCGCAAGAACCGCGGTGCAGTCACAACTTGCCAGAATTAAAATACAG gaagaagaagaattatgGATATCAGGTGAGGAACTATACACGGAGGGTAGCAGCGACGAAGAAGATTACAAAACAAAGTCAAGATCACGTcgcaaaataaatagtaatcaATCGTCGCGTGCCTCTTCTGCTAACCACAGCCTTGAGAGGAGACGATCTCGTTCGCCCCTTTCCTCTGAAAGCAAAACAAGGTTGACCCATTCCGCCGATTCCTCTATAAATAGTATTACGAAAAAACAAACAGTATCCAAAACCACGTCAAAATTCGATAAACCCTCCGCGTCGTTCGAGCAATTAGCGGGTCCATCGTCAGCAGAATCTCAAGAGGTGCAACGTTTTTCCATACCGCAATCATCTGATGTTTGTATCGCGAAAGACgataatttttctgatttgTATACCGAAGATGATGAGGTAGAGAACACGGAAATATCGTGGAAAGCGAAAAGAGGTAGTTTCGTATTACACGATATAAGTAATGCCGCTAAAGAAGAGTCAAACAAATGCTGA
- the LOC128879609 gene encoding CDAN1-interacting nuclease 1, with protein MKLDVYNDIVTTIRKFRGLSKDCRDLLKEKYSDIPVNTLYSILSLELQHKMKVNHSKLFGNNKNYYDTYTEAVQNGEPVGILLKMAKDIDAPPALLARNVLEKHCGRDDPNVSRNDVSKLFKDTTLIQDKDLAYEVYLCILYDNLYGPIADAIGVSVGQEYELKLQDYLTERNLAFRNEEHLRSRGYDKTPDFKLEVPIAVNGFVINWIESKARFGNMEIHQKYIKKQFLSYWNRFGPGLVIYWFGFLDNLTEPSEKRFMIMDHFPENITFMDPTCIKPTPL; from the exons atgaagctCGACGTGTACAATGACATAGTGACAAcaattcgaaaatttcgtgGTTTGTCGAAGGATTGTAGAGATTTGTTGAAAGAGAAATATAGCGA CATTCCAGTAAATACACTGTACAGCATACTGTCCTTAGAATTACAACATAAAATGAAAGTCAATCATAGCAAATTATTTGGCAACAATAAAAACTATTATGATAC TTACACGGAAGCTGTACAAAATGGAGAACCTGTTGGAATTTTACTGAAAATGGCAAAGGACATTGATGCACCACCTGCATTATTAGCTAGAAATGTTCTTGAAAAACATTGTGGACGAGATGATCCTAATG TTTCCCGAAATGATGTTAGCAAATTATTTAAGGATACTACTCTCATTCAGGACAAGGACCTTGCGTATGAGGTCTACTTG TGTATATTATATGATAATTTATATGGACCTATAGCAGATGCTATTGGAgt tTCAGTAGGTCAAGAATATGAATTGAAACTACAAGACTACCTGACAGAAAGGAATCTCGCTTTTCGTAATGAAGAACACCTACGATCAAGGGGATATGACAAAACCCCAGATTTTAAACTGGAAGTGCCAATCGCGGTAAATGGTTTTGTAATCAACTGGATAGAATCTAAGGCACGATTTGGCAATATGGAGATACATCAAAAGTATATCAAGAAACAATTTCTGAGCTATTGGAACAGATTTGGTCCAGGACTTGTTATCTACTGGTTTGGATTCTTAGACAATTTAACAGAACCCAGTGAAAAAAGGTTTATGATCATGGACCATTTTCCCGAGAATATTACATTCATGGATCCTACTTGTATCAAACCTACACCTTTGTGA